A genomic stretch from Podospora pseudoanserina strain CBS 124.78 chromosome 3, whole genome shotgun sequence includes:
- a CDS encoding hypothetical protein (EggNog:ENOG503PS2B), with the protein MGGGWSIHLENSIALPESDFQPSACDRGLDPHVPDPRDHANVNKKTARARALHLDPQSYCHSFFFCFPVTVIHLPTSTMRSSFLLAGNLWVILGAATSAKLEQRDNVEECVQDGLLNCFSSSLVQASQFCTNSIVTATTFTEVVTVTPTVTVTNAVTETATITEPVTEPTTIAQSLPLKARRWKRGCSNRPPLNCLRSFASSVEPLQFTSACGCIGITSTTELATVTADVTSTIFETPTVTEYVTVSPTPVEEESTQQPTTEPTTTEPAPTTPIEESTLEPTATPTPEVTTTTTAEESTLEPTTTTAPEPTASTVSVPESTTSAAPPPLITNGDFSSNSLEGWSITNRVGTGASVGVISQGAGNYVMEIQSSYFVSATIAGLSVSQTINCEPGADYRLTFRISVISSYTNGNPWSVILGGRSITSGAGFSLAWTQIGYTFVCSATQGGNDLTFRIQSNNNRAARMLVDDVVVTKL; encoded by the exons atgggaggaggatggagtaTTCATCTTGAAAATTCGATAGCGCTTCCAGAATCGGATTTTCAGCCATCAGCTTGCGACAGGGGTCTTGATCCACACGTTCCAGACCCTCGGGACCATGCCAATGTCAACAAAAAGACCGCACGCGCCCGGGCTTTGCATTTGGATCCTCAGTCCTATTGTcattcattttttttttgtttcccaGTGACTGTCATTCATTTACCCACGTCCACCATGCGttcctctttcctcctcgCTGGCAACCTTTGGGTCATTCTGGGCGCAGCTACCTCAGCAAAGCTAGAGCAACGCGATAATGTCGAGGAGTGTGTCCAGGATGGGCTGTTGAACTGTTTCAGCAGTTCACTGGTACAGGCCAGCCAATTTTGTACCAACTCGATCGTCACAGCAACTACATTCACCGAGGTCGTCACTGTCACCCCTACCGT CACCGTTACCAATGCCGTCACCGAAACTGCAACTATCACCGAACCTGTCACCGAACCCACGACCATCGCACAAAGTCTACCCCTGAAAGCTAGACgctggaaaaggggctgCTCCAACAGACCGCCATTGAACTGCCTGCGCAGCTTCGCTTCTTCCGTCGAGCCACTGCAGTTCACTTCTGCTTGTGGATGCATTGGGATCACATCGACTACTGAGCTTGCTACCGTCACTGCTGATGTCACAAGCACAATTTTTGAAACACCGACCGTTACCGAATATGTCACCGTTAGCCCGACACCTGTGGAGGAAGAATCTACCCAGCAACCTACAACCGAGCCCACGACAACCGAGCCAGCCCCCACAACTCCAATTGAAGAGTCTACGCTCGAGCCCACAGCAACCCCGACCCCTGAGGtgaccacaacaaccactgCCGAAGAGTCGACACTCGAACCCACCACGACAACAGCGCCTGAGCCCACAGCATCCACTGTTTCCGTGCCCGAGTCCACcacatcagcagcaccacctccGTTGATCACCAACGGGGACTTCAGCAGTAACTCGCTGGAAGGATGGAGTATCACCAACAGGGTCGGTACCGGTGCCAGCGTTGGGGTTATCTCACAGGGTGCTGGCAATTACGTGATGGAGATCCAGTCGAGCTACTTTGTCAGCGCCACCATCGCCGGACTTTCTGTATCTCAAACTATCAACTG CGAGCCAGGGGCTGATTATAGGCTCACATTCCGAATCAGCGTTATTTCCAGTTACACAAATGGGAATCCGTGGTCGGTTATTCTGGGTGGAAGGTCGATCACGTCAGGTGCCGGTTTTTCTTTGGCATGGACTCAAATCGGCTATACCTTTGTCTGCTCAGCAACACAGGGCGGAAATGACCTTACCTTCCGGATCCagtccaacaacaacagagcggcgaggatgttggtggatgatgtggtggtgacgaaACTTTAG
- a CDS encoding hypothetical protein (EggNog:ENOG503P1CI; COG:S): MAGSYAPVSRRALLSSFSSLAMDPVTAIGLVSGILTFVPFGTKLVKGTIEIREALDGTLDENRTRQEVAQEMKRLSARILPPDDTKLVAEEKSLRLLAKSARRCRSS, encoded by the exons ATGGCGGGGAGCTATGCTCCAGTGA GCCGGCGTGCCCTGCTATCTTCATTTTCGTCGCTCGCCATGGATCCTGTCACAGCCATCGGGCTGGTGTCGGGCATCCTGACATTTGTACCATTTGGCACCAAGCTTGTCAAAGGAACCATTGAGATTCGGGAAGCGCTCGATGGCACACTGGATGAAAATCGCACCCGTCAAGAGGTGGCCCAGGAGATGAAACGGCTTTCCGCTCGAATCTTACCGCCGGACGATACCAAGCTCGTCGCCGAAGAAAAGAGTCTTCGCCTTCTCGCCAAGAGTGCTCGTCGATGTCGGAGCAGCTGA
- a CDS encoding hypothetical protein (EggNog:ENOG503P1CI; COG:S): MMLQSSNIYDSPLIDLSNKLTSAISVPLRRRRYEAFYLFQTTSQIALRKTGYFAHWLLMDPHDMTFEWFVRAAKSFQEKAQRAAREKFTGWLGSGHGVFHISGKPGSGKSTLMKYLVEHAATSGHLNVWASEMSSLGLKSSLEDDSRINQLLIVHFQTVEN, translated from the exons ATGATGCTGCAAAGCTCGAATATCTACGACAGTCCATTAATCGACTTGAGCAACAAGCTCACCTCTGCGATCTCAGTACCGCTGCGCAGGCGCAGATACGAAGCCTTCTACCTCTTCCAGACCACGTCTCAAATAGCATTGCGCAAGACCGGGTACTTCGCGCATTGGCTTTTGATG GATCCTCACGACATGACGTTTGAGTGGTTCGTGCGTGCAGCGAAATCGTTTCAAGAAAAGGCGCAGCGCGCAGCCAGGGAAAAGTTCACTGGTTGGCTAGGATCTGGCCACGGTGTATTTCACATTTCCGGGAAGCCTGGGTCTGGTAAATCAACTTTGATGAAATATCTGGTAGAACACGCTGCGACATCTGGACATCTCAACGTTTGGGCCAGTGAGATGAGCTCCCTGGGCTTAAAGTCAAGCCTCGAAGATGACTCTAGAATTAACCAGCTACTGATTGTTCACTTTCAGACAGTCGAAAACTAG
- a CDS encoding hypothetical protein (EggNog:ENOG503P1CI; COG:S) codes for MLFKVPRTYIRRHASFWQKSQSMPWQLSSDLEVTESTVKAAFNHLISSEVAEAFPNHCFCLFIDGLDEYEAIIQTDHADLAALLNSWTEAGLSSRNIKLCVSSREYNSFMNLFSDDRRLRLHELTHSDMVACVRDKLDRISGSNGFDQLVEDIVEKGQGIFQWVGIVFKNMRYEIDNATTEAQEFTDSLKMLPSEINDLYKHIFDSLRDTKRAYRTLATVSEAMETGVASFSVEAYSLFPRL; via the coding sequence ATGCTTTTCAAAGTGCCCAGAACTTATATCCGCCGTCATGCTTCCTTCTGGCAAAAGTCACAATCGATGCCGTGGCAGCTGAGCTCTGATCTCGAGGTGACGGAGAGCACAGTCAAGGCAGCTTTCAATCATCTTATCAGTAGTGAGGTGGCCGAAGCATTTCCGAACCACTGCTTTTGCCTTTTTATTGACGGCCTGGACGAGTACGAGGCAATAATCCAGACGGACCATGCAGATCTGGCTGCACTACTCAACAGCTGGACAGAGGCGGGCCTTTCATCTCGCAACATCAAGCTGTGTGTCTCCAGCCGTGAATACAACTCCTTCATGAACCTGTTCTCCGACGACAGGCGGCTGCGGCTTCATGAGCTTACTCACAGCGACATGGTCGCCTGTGTAAGAGACAAGCTTGACCGCATATCTGGGTCGAATGGTTTCGACCAGTTGGTCGAAGACATTGTGGAGAAAGGACAGGGTATTTTTCAGTGGGTTGGGATTGTGTTCAAGAATATGAGATACGAGATCGACAACGCAACTACCGAGGCCCAAGAGTTCACAGACTCGCTGAAGATGTTGCCAAGCGAGATAAACGACCTCTACAAGCACATATTTGACTCTCTACGTGATACAAAACGTGCATACCGCACATTGGCAACGGTTTCCGAGGCAATGGAAACAGGCGTTGCTTCCTTTTCCGTGGAGGCCTACTCTCTTTTTCCAAGATTATGA
- the YVC1 gene encoding Calcium channel yvc1 (EggNog:ENOG503NV46; COG:U) has translation MGGLSWRKLLGWDRHPSDGHRHDYDSWWHDSRRRLLPHYHDESLESAIPPQAVTEVALRLRHLIEQCVPCELNPDLVTRPHSKVITTKVIKAAKEAGGKEHGACVVFCLLVNKRWWKHQSLVELWDADLHNLRAVACEVIAKQIIETENDPTYLMHSVLLKRYSIIIDGKPTPPANVVERAVDLHALRVIGSSGYQKCINFLWKGWLVQDEDDPSTFVDYKDKDNTSYCAHLDPDRMRAPMYQNVTQMLFSFFYLILYTLAMNSVNARGEIDLIEGLLYVFTIGYICDELSKLWKAGHQILSFWHAFNSVLYALVTTSLAMRFIALSAGVDDPIRHQYTTLSYNFLAVSAPLFWGRLLLYLDSFRFFGAMLVVLKVMMKESMIFFALLIVIFIGFLQAFIGLDFAEDQAAEDFYFIIQAMANALMQSPDFSGFDKFSHPFGLILYYCFTFVVMVVLLNILIALYNSAYEDIYDNANDEYLAMFAQKTMTFVRAPDENVFIPPLNLIEIFCLAIPFEWWMSKKTYEHLNDIVMAALYSPLLLVSAYFEMRTAQEIRGNRARGEEDDDTIEEWEQMSDHFDFEGDGWSKTVASAKSNLEEDADVVEIKKLKQEVEELKKMIEGLTKFIAGEKGLGNGDTEELKGVDEEGESSGGA, from the exons ATGGGAGGCCTAAGCTGGAGAAAACTTCTCGGTTGGGATCGCCATCCTAGTGACGGCCATCGTCACGATTATGACAGCTGGTGGCATGATTCTCGTCGGCGTC TGCTCCCCCACTACCACGATGAATCTCTCGAGTCTGCCATTCCTCCACAAGCCGTCACCGAAGTAGCCCTCCGATTGCGCCACCTGATCGAGCAGTGTGTTCCTTGCGAGTTGAACCCCGATTTGGTCACCCGCCCTCACAGTAaggtcatcaccaccaaggtgATCAAAGCAGCCAAGGAGGCCGGTGGGAAGGAGCACGGCGCCtgtgtggtgttttgtcTGCTGGTGAACAAGCGCTGGTGGAAGCACCAGAGTCTGGTTGAGCTATGGGATGCCGATTTGCATAACCTCAGGGCGGTAGCTTGTGAGGTTATCGCCAAGCAGAT TATCGAGACGGAGAATGATCCTACTTACCTCATGCACTCGGTCCTCCTCAAGCGGTACTCTATCATCATTGATGGCAagcccacaccaccagccaatgTCGTTGAGCGAGCTGTTGATCTCCACGCCCTTAGAGTGATTGGTTCATCCGGCTACCAAAAATGCATCAACTTCCTCTGGAAGGGCTGGCTAGTccaggatgaggacgacCCGTCCACCTTTGTGGActacaaggacaaggacaacacGTCGTACTGCGCCCACCTCGACCCCGACCGCATGCGAGCACCCATGTACCAGAACGTGACGCAGatgctcttctccttcttctaCCTCATACTCTACACCCTTGCGATGAACTCAGTAAATGCCCGAGGAGAGATTGACCTCATCGAGGGGCTGCTGTATGTCTTCACCATTGGCTACATCTGCGACGAACTGTCCAAGCTCTGGAAAGCTGGGCATCAGATCCTGAGCTTTTGGCACGCATTCAACTCGGTCCTGTACGCGCTGGTGACCACCAGCTTGGCCATGAGGTTCATTGCGCTCAgtgctggggttgatgatcCGATCAGACATCAATACACGACGCTGAGCTACAACTTTTTGGCTGTCAGCGCGCCGTTGTTTTGGGGCCGGCTGCTGCTCTACCTTGACAGTTTCAGGTTCTTCGGCgccatgttggtggtgctcaaggtgatgatgaaggagTCGATGATCTTCTTTGCGCTGCTTATTGTGATCTTTATTGGCTTCCTCCAGGCTTTCATCGGCCTGGACTTTGCTGAGGATCAAGCGGCCGAGGACTTTTACTTTATCATTCAGGCGATGGCGAACGCGCTGATGCAGAGCCCGGATTTCAGTGGGTTTGATAAGTTCAGTCATCCGTTTGGACTAATTTTGTATTACTGCTTTACTTTTGTTGTCATG GttgtcctcctcaacatcctgATCGCGCTTTACAACTCGGCCTACGAGGACATCTACGACAACGCCAACGACGAGTATCTCGCCATGTTTGCGCAAAAGACGATGACTTTTGTTCGTGCTCCCGACGAGAATGTGTTCATACCGCCCTTGAACCTGATTGAGATTTTCTGCTTGGCCATCCCGTTCGAGTGGTGGATGAGCAAGAAGACGTATGAACACCTCAACGATATCGTCATGGCTGCGCTCTACTCGCCTCTGCTGCTTGTGTCGGCCTATTTTGAAATGAGGACTGCCCAGGAGATCAGAGGGAACAGGGCccggggcgaggaggatgatgataccaTTGAGGAGTGGGAGCAAATGTCTGACCACTTTGACTTTGAGGGTGACGGGTGGTCCAAGACTGTGGCCAGCGCAAAGAGTAatctggaggaggatgccgatgTGGTCGAGATTAAGAAGCTGAagcaggaggtggaggagctgaagaagatgatcGAGGGGTTGACCAAGTTTATTGCTGGTGAGAAGGGACTTGGAAATGGCGATACCGAAGAGCTAAAGGgggttgacgaggagggagagtcTAGTGGTGGTGCTTAG
- a CDS encoding hypothetical protein (CAZy:AA9; COG:G; EggNog:ENOG503PCNU), whose translation MKPTALLLLAATGAEAHYRFSKLIVDGVPETKEWGFVRQSKNYQSNAGVTDVNSNDMRCYQMRTGTATATVTAGTRLGFVAMSAVTHFGPVSFYMARVPDNANINTWEPAGNVWFKVGEISAQAGPNGQLGSSEQNWPAYNQKEVYFNVPKEVPNGKYLVRVESIALHQAQSAGGAQLYINCAQVEVVGGGSGRPGPLVSFPGAYGRNDPGLVWSYYPVRTSYKAPGPAVWQG comes from the exons atgaAGCCAacagctctcctcctcctcgccgccacaGGCGCAGAAGCTCACT ACCGCTTCTCCAAACTAATCGTCGACGGCGTCCCGGAAACAAAAGAATGGGGCTTCGTCCGCCAATCCAAAAACTACCAGTCCAACGCCGGCGTCACAGATGTAAACAGCAACGACATGCGCTGCTACCAAATGCGCACCGGCACCGCCACCGCGACCGTCACAGCCGGCACCCGCCTCGGCTTTGTCGCCATGTCAGCCGTCACCCATTTTGGCCCCGTGTCCTTCTACATGGCTCGCGTGCCCGACAATGCAAACATCAACACGTGGGAGCCGGCGGGGAATGTGTGGTTCAAAGTGGGGGAAATCAGTGCCCAAGCTGGGCCGAACGGGCAGCTGGGGAGTTCGGAGCAGAATTGGCCTGCTTATA ACCAGAAAGAAGTGTACTTTAATGTGCCCAAAGAGGTGCCAAACGGAAAGTATCTTGTTCGTGTGGAGAGTATTGCTCTACACCAGGCTCAGTCGGCGGGTGGTGCCCAGCTTTACATCAACTGCGCtcaggttgaggttgtgggcGGGGGGAGTGGGCGGCCGGGCCCGCTGGTTTCTTTCCCGGGGGCGTACGGTAGGAATGATCCCGGGTTGGTGTGGTCGTATTATCCTGTTCGGACGAGCTACAAAGCTCCGGGGCCGGCGGTTTGGCAGGGTTGA